The DNA segment ACAATTCTCAGGGATGTTTCCGTACGAAAACTGAAGAGTATCACTGTCATGGAACTGGGCTGCGGAGGAGGAGAGATCGCAAGATGGTTAAGCGGGGTCTGTACGAAGAGAAATATCGAATGCTTTATCACTTGTATCGACAACAATGAGATTGCGGTCAGATATGCCAGAAGAGAGTGCATCGACTGTGGAAATATCAAGGTAAAGCACATTGATGCATTCGAAGCTCTGAAGTGTCACAGAGCCGATTATATCTATGTCAACCACTTCCTTCATCATCTGCAGGATGAGACTATAGCACCTCTGCTGCAATTGATGGCGGAGAGTGCAGGTTACGGATTTCTGATCAACGACCTTTACAGATCACCTCTCTCCCTTCTTGCCTTCTCCCTTGCCGCCCCTTTTTTCAAGGGAAGTTATGCTGTTGCCGATGGTAAAATATCAATTCGCAAGGGGTTTACTGTGAGTGAGATGAAAAATCTGGGTGAATTTATAAAGAGGAAAGGCATTTCTATTGTAAAGAGGGGTTCTCCTGGACATCTAAGCTTATGGTTCAGGCACAGTGACAGGTGAGGAAAAAAAATGGATGAAGACCTCTTCTCCCCTTTTCGGGCTTCGATTCATCCTGAGATAAACTGTCTCTGGCGAGGTCAGTCGCTTCTTATAGCAGACCATCATGGAGAGATCACCGGTCGCGGGTTGAACGGGTATTTTTTCAGGAGTGTAAGATATCTTCAGAAGCTCGAGCTTTGCATAAACGGCAGACTCCCCCATTTCTGCTCTGTATTTACAAATTACCCGGACACTATAGAATGCTCGATGATCTTTCCGGAGGTGCATGAGGGGGGAACCGGCGGGAGCGGCTCAGGGATGATAGAGAGACAGGATGGAATCCTTGAGCGAGACATTGAGATAAGAAAAAAGTGCACCGTTTCTCCGTCAGGCTTTGATTGCGAACTGATCCTTGTAAACTGCTGGGAAAAACAGGTCAGATTTACACTGGAATGGATCTGCAGTGCGGATTTTATCACTATCGATCAGATCCGGTCAGATAGAATAGCTGCCGGGATGCCTTCAGAGCAGGAATTTACCGATCAGAAACTGACAATAAGGTGTATCAACCCTGATTTTTGGATCAGCACCGTGGTACAGACATCCGGAGATGGCGTATGGGAGTACAAAGAGGGAAAGATCAGGGCTGAGTTTACTCTCTCAAGAAGAGAAAGGATAAAGACTGCGATACATGTACGGGCAGATGATCCAGATGATCCTGTGGATCTTGCAGGATCAAACGAGCGTGAACAGGTGCTTAAGAACTGGATTTCCGGTCTTTGCAGGATAGAAACGCCCGGAAGTCAATTCGGTAGAGTTGTCAATCACTCGATAAGAACTGTCGGGTTTGCATCACTCCTTGACGGGGCACGTGAGGAGTGGCTTACACCTGCTGCAGGCTATCCTCTCTATCCTCATCTGTTTGCCCGCGATGCACTTACGTCATCATGGATGATCACACTGTTTGATGAAGGAAAGATAGCATATTCCTCTCTAACATCGATTGCCAGAATCCAGGGGAAAGTTGTAAACCCGGAAACTGATGAGCAGCCTGGAAGAATTATCCAGCAGGCAAGGAGAGATCCCCTGTCAAGAATTGGAAAGAATCCCTTCGGGTGCTATTACGGTGATTTCTCATCCCCTTTTATGTTCATAGTCGCTTTTACTTTTGCTTATGCCTGGTCAGGTGATAATGATCAGCTTAAAAAGATCTGGCCGATCTGCAGGAGGATACTTGACTGGGCAGAGGAGTATGGTGACATGGATGGGGACGGGTTTCTGGAGTACAAGACTCTCTCACCTGATGGGCCCAGGAATCAGGCATGGAAAGATTCGGAAAACGCCATAGTTGATGAATATGGGGAGCTTGTAGACCCACCGATAGCCACGAGCGAAACTCAGGGTTACTACTATGCCGCTCTTCAGGCAGGAGCTTTCTTTTCACTTATGACAGGTAACCGCAAAGATGCTTTGCGGTATCTGAAGAGGGCAATAAGGCTGAAAAAAGCATTTAACCGGGATTTCTGGGTTGAAAGTGAGGGATATATCGCTCTTGGACTGGACTCAAAAAAGAGGAAAATAAGGAGCCGGACATCGAATATGGGTCATTGTCTCGCAACAGGAATCATAGATTCAGAAAAAGTTCCCCTTGTCGTCAAGGCACTTTTCTCACCGGACATGTTCAGCGGCTGGGGTGTAAGAACACTTTCCTCTGCACATCCTTCTTTTAACCCTCTGGATTATCATCTGGGGTCGATCTGGCCTGTTGAAAACGCATCCATAGCCTTTGGATTGAGAAGGTATGGATTTGACAGGGAGGCAATGGATTTGATCAAGGCAAACTTTGATCTTGCTTTGCACTGGAGAAACGACTGGGTTCCGGAG comes from the Fibrobacter sp. genome and includes:
- a CDS encoding methyltransferase domain-containing protein; translation: MKKRPVNLGFLLSNWSGRSNCQEIMDSGEIDPVMLTRTFDHLKTINLYLSGIRKLILKTILRDVSVRKLKSITVMELGCGGGEIARWLSGVCTKRNIECFITCIDNNEIAVRYARRECIDCGNIKVKHIDAFEALKCHRADYIYVNHFLHHLQDETIAPLLQLMAESAGYGFLINDLYRSPLSLLAFSLAAPFFKGSYAVADGKISIRKGFTVSEMKNLGEFIKRKGISIVKRGSPGHLSLWFRHSDR